From Alosa sapidissima isolate fAloSap1 chromosome 2, fAloSap1.pri, whole genome shotgun sequence, one genomic window encodes:
- the rnaseh2b gene encoding ribonuclease H2 subunit B isoform X1, whose product MSTKKKRSPHTENSRWVVIAADSIVDVPKTDHGEPTFVRLRNPATGNASLYLFGSGDTDLYEVKAFTEDYHSWFIGQTVQRDGRLLYITPMDPLYLLLPYLQKSGAEGKFQPVEQVVKDEEFPGCTRLLSCTRSLGSLHHVAEEKEVGSLKFHRFSQEKTLDWLKKKVERTVGALRRSSISVGGGVKSSTYIRVKQEEQASDEDYLRYAHGLISEYISEDLRKDLLKHLHLPELSSPKQEPPAKKRKLSDGPVEAKDDYTKFNSSDFSRKPPKKMSAAQKSLAKVDKSGMKSMAAFFSPKVKQEKK is encoded by the exons ATGTCGACAAAAAAGAAACGCTCCCCTCATACCGAGAATTCGAGATGGGTTGTTATTGCTGCTG ACTCCATAGTTGATGTTCCCAAAACAGATCATGGAGAGCCTACATTTGTCAGACTCCGAAACCCTGCGACAG GAAATGCATCATTGTACCTGTTTGGCAGTGGAGACACAGATCTGTATGAGGTGAAGGCTTTTACTGAAGACTACCATTCCTGGTTCATTGGTCAAACAGTCCAGAGAG atggcAGGCTGCTGTATATCACACCAATGGACCCTCTCTACCTGCTGCTGCCCTATCTGCAGAAGTCTGGGGCTGAG GGGAAGTTCCAGCCGGTAGAGCAGGTGGTGAAGGATGAGGAGTTCCCAGGATGCACCAGGCTCCTCAGCTGCACACGCTCGCTAGGGTCCCTCCATCACGTGGCCGAAGAGAAAG aGGTGGGCAGTCTGAAGTTCCACAGGTTCAGTCAGGAGAAGACATTGGATTGGTTGAAGAAGAag gtCGAGAGGACGGTTGGCGCTCTCAGGAGGAGCAGCATCTCTGTGGGGGGAGGAGTGAAATCATCAACCTACATCAGGGTCAAGCAGGAAGAACAGGCCtcggacg AGGATTACCTTCGCTATGCCCATGGACTCATATCAGAGTACATCAGTGAGGACCTCCGCAAAGACCTTCTCAAACActtaca tctacCTGAGCTCAGCAGTCCCAAGCAGGAGCCTCCAGCGAAA AAGCGGAAACTGTCTGACGGGCCAGTGGAGGCCAAGGACGACTACACCAAGTTCAACAGCTCTGACTTTTCACGCAAA CCGCCCAAGAAGATGAGTGCGGCTCAGAAGAGCCTGGCCAAGGTGGACAAGTCAGGCATGAAAAGCATGGCGGCCTTCTTCAGCCCAAAGGTCAAGCAGGAGAAAAAgtag
- the rnaseh2b gene encoding ribonuclease H2 subunit B isoform X2: protein MSTKKKRSPHTENSRWVVIAADSIVDVPKTDHGEPTFVRLRNPATGNASLYLFGSGDTDLYEVKAFTEDYHSWFIGQTVQRDGRLLYITPMDPLYLLLPYLQKSGAEGKFQPVEQVVKDEEFPGCTRLLSCTRSLGSLHHVAEEKEVGSLKFHRFSQEKTLDWLKKKVERTVGALRRSSISVGGGVKSSTYIRVKQEEQASDEDYLRYAHGLISEYISEDLRKDLLKHLHLPELSSPKQEPPAKPPKKMSAAQKSLAKVDKSGMKSMAAFFSPKVKQEKK, encoded by the exons ATGTCGACAAAAAAGAAACGCTCCCCTCATACCGAGAATTCGAGATGGGTTGTTATTGCTGCTG ACTCCATAGTTGATGTTCCCAAAACAGATCATGGAGAGCCTACATTTGTCAGACTCCGAAACCCTGCGACAG GAAATGCATCATTGTACCTGTTTGGCAGTGGAGACACAGATCTGTATGAGGTGAAGGCTTTTACTGAAGACTACCATTCCTGGTTCATTGGTCAAACAGTCCAGAGAG atggcAGGCTGCTGTATATCACACCAATGGACCCTCTCTACCTGCTGCTGCCCTATCTGCAGAAGTCTGGGGCTGAG GGGAAGTTCCAGCCGGTAGAGCAGGTGGTGAAGGATGAGGAGTTCCCAGGATGCACCAGGCTCCTCAGCTGCACACGCTCGCTAGGGTCCCTCCATCACGTGGCCGAAGAGAAAG aGGTGGGCAGTCTGAAGTTCCACAGGTTCAGTCAGGAGAAGACATTGGATTGGTTGAAGAAGAag gtCGAGAGGACGGTTGGCGCTCTCAGGAGGAGCAGCATCTCTGTGGGGGGAGGAGTGAAATCATCAACCTACATCAGGGTCAAGCAGGAAGAACAGGCCtcggacg AGGATTACCTTCGCTATGCCCATGGACTCATATCAGAGTACATCAGTGAGGACCTCCGCAAAGACCTTCTCAAACActtaca tctacCTGAGCTCAGCAGTCCCAAGCAGGAGCCTCCAGCGAAA CCGCCCAAGAAGATGAGTGCGGCTCAGAAGAGCCTGGCCAAGGTGGACAAGTCAGGCATGAAAAGCATGGCGGCCTTCTTCAGCCCAAAGGTCAAGCAGGAGAAAAAgtag
- the LOC121694793 gene encoding uncharacterized protein C13orf42 codes for MFRKINAVFRPNHGHRGREDDYHSACTVKLVRSTSMLVVGEARGGRASRTQRELDATLKRSKSSVTLESTSTSTTSTTTALFYYHTQQDQIWLYSQNQDCLQYLQELVALRRQYTQSIMNIQNAERRNSLASEAKKKAAPQPPRAKAAPARAEPTAPPIPNEEDTLQFLDSVIASCDPEPRRKPNMDDGHADVDFVVATSTSEHDLHSNWVMRDPRRFSMDESRLRHPEPKLEPGPNPPTGRRKGQSGTASGRRLQRNPIHLPKVVESAFQTLRFKPKLKKKD; via the exons ATGTTCAGGAAGATAAACGCCGTGTTCCGGCCCAATCACGGCCACCGAGGCCGCGAGGACGACTACCACAGCGCCTGCACGGTCAAGCTGGTGCGCAGCACGTCTATGCTGGTGGTAGGAGAGGCCCGCGGCGGCAGAGCAAGCCGGACGCAGCGTGAGCTGGACGCCACACTGAAGCGCAGCAAGAGCTCGGTGACCCTGGagtccaccagcaccagcaccaccagcaccacgaCGGCGCTGTTCTACTACCACACCCAGCAGGACCAGATCTGGCTCTACTCACAGAACCAGGACTGCCTGCAGTACCTGCAGGAGCTGGTGGCCCTGAGGCGGCAGTACACCCAGAGCATCATGAACATCCAGAACGCGGAGCGGAGGAACTCACTGGCGTCGGAGGCCAAGAAGAAGGCCGCTCCACAACCACCACGGGCCAAAGCCGCTCC TGCGAGAGCTGAGCCCACCGCTCCTCCGATTCCTAACGAAGAGGACACGCTCCAATTCTTGGACTCCGTCATAGCCAGCTGTGATCCGGAGCCCAGACGCAAGCCCAACATGGACGACGGCCACGCGGATGTGGACTTTGTCG tGGCTACCAGCACCAGTGAGCATGACCTCCACTCTAACTGGGTTATGCGAGACCCGCGTCGGTTCTCCATGGATGAGTCCCGGCTGCGTCACCCAGAGCCCAAACTGGAGCCAGGGCCGAACCCCCCCACTGGCAGGCGCAAGGGCCAGAGTGGTACCGCCAGCGGCCGCCGACTCCAACGAAACCCCATACACCTGCCCAAGGTGGTGGAGAGCGCCTTTCAGACACTCCGCTTCAAACCCAAACTCAAGAAGAAGGACTAA
- the LOC121694762 gene encoding TLR adapter interacting with SLC15A4 on the lysosome isoform X1 translates to MFMCVRVFTVCVCVAMCCVCVPVVSMLCESRLWTVAFCQDWDPPSDAYKNTPETTATSSSIPAPLPRLLTHVPSSPRQPGTSPWRPLDGWSGRLISPGVDVPGRVASSPGTAAPAEPFLVPPSCHSICQHYSDLHIAGDQVLLLDTGVAADAGGDLQARLCKDPEPEPLLSCWVEQEEGEEENKDEDGAALGARERPSLLAPEGRPLSNSQLNRYLEQKLLELYRQHLAQGPGPAPPQQQDRLGPRPVLASELLQSSLDQITLQLQRRDHNLEAARAKDLVMSCLLRVASSQQSSEISTPLLQMSSNAVERESRTPILQNPTNIGESRTPLTLEREQNPNTAEPH, encoded by the exons atgtttatgtgtgtgcgtgtgtttactgtatgtgtgtgtgttgccatgtgttgtgtatgtgtgccagtAGTCAGCATGCTCTGTGAGAGCCGGCTGTGGACTGTGGCTTTCTGCCAGGACTGGGACCCCCCGTCCGACGCTTACAAAAACACGCCTGAAACCACGGCAACCTCCTCAAGCATTCCCGCCCCCCTGCCACGCCTCCTCACGCACGTCCCCTCATCTCCACGGCAACCTGGCACCAGCCCCTGGCGGCCGCTGGACGGCTGGTCCGGACGACTCATCTCCCCTGGCGTGGACGTCCCCGGGCGGGTAGCCTCGTCCCCGGGCACCGCGGCGCCCGCCGAGCCCTTCCTGGTGCCCCCGTCCTGCCACAGCATCTGCCAGCACTACAGCGACCTCCACATCGCCGGCGACcaggtgctgctgctggacacTGGGGTGGCAGCCGACGCAGGCG GCGATCTGCAGGCCAGACTCTGTAAGGACCCCGAACCTGAGCCGCTGCTGTCCTGCTGGGTcgagcaggaggagggggaggaagagaacaAGGACGAGGACGGCGCCGCTCTGGGCGCCCGGGAGCGTCCGTCCCTGCTGGCGCCGGAGGGGCGTCCGCTGTCCAACTCGCAGCTGAACCGCTACCTGGAGCAGAAGCTGCTGGAACTGTACCGGCAGCACCTGGCCCAGGGGCCCGGCCCGGCACCACCACAGCAGCAGGACCGTCTGGGCCCGCGGCCCGTGCTGGCCTCCGAGCTGCTGCAGAGCAGCCTGGACCAGATCACACTGCAGCTGCAACGGCGCGACCACAACCTGGAGGCCGCGCGCGCCAAGGACCTGGTCATGAGCTGCCTGCTGAGGGTGGCCAGCAGCCAGCAGTCCAGCGAGATCAGCACCCCGCTGCTGCAGATGTCCAGTAACgccgtggagagagagagcagaaccccAATACTGCAGAACCCCACTAACATTGGAGAGAGCAGAACCCCACTAAcattagagagagagcagaaccccAATACTGCAGAACCCCACTAA
- the LOC121694762 gene encoding TLR adapter interacting with SLC15A4 on the lysosome isoform X2 gives MLCESRLWTVAFCQDWDPPSDAYKNTPETTATSSSIPAPLPRLLTHVPSSPRQPGTSPWRPLDGWSGRLISPGVDVPGRVASSPGTAAPAEPFLVPPSCHSICQHYSDLHIAGDQVLLLDTGVAADAGGDLQARLCKDPEPEPLLSCWVEQEEGEEENKDEDGAALGARERPSLLAPEGRPLSNSQLNRYLEQKLLELYRQHLAQGPGPAPPQQQDRLGPRPVLASELLQSSLDQITLQLQRRDHNLEAARAKDLVMSCLLRVASSQQSSEISTPLLQMSSNAVERESRTPILQNPTNIGESRTPLTLEREQNPNTAEPH, from the exons ATGCTCTGTGAGAGCCGGCTGTGGACTGTGGCTTTCTGCCAGGACTGGGACCCCCCGTCCGACGCTTACAAAAACACGCCTGAAACCACGGCAACCTCCTCAAGCATTCCCGCCCCCCTGCCACGCCTCCTCACGCACGTCCCCTCATCTCCACGGCAACCTGGCACCAGCCCCTGGCGGCCGCTGGACGGCTGGTCCGGACGACTCATCTCCCCTGGCGTGGACGTCCCCGGGCGGGTAGCCTCGTCCCCGGGCACCGCGGCGCCCGCCGAGCCCTTCCTGGTGCCCCCGTCCTGCCACAGCATCTGCCAGCACTACAGCGACCTCCACATCGCCGGCGACcaggtgctgctgctggacacTGGGGTGGCAGCCGACGCAGGCG GCGATCTGCAGGCCAGACTCTGTAAGGACCCCGAACCTGAGCCGCTGCTGTCCTGCTGGGTcgagcaggaggagggggaggaagagaacaAGGACGAGGACGGCGCCGCTCTGGGCGCCCGGGAGCGTCCGTCCCTGCTGGCGCCGGAGGGGCGTCCGCTGTCCAACTCGCAGCTGAACCGCTACCTGGAGCAGAAGCTGCTGGAACTGTACCGGCAGCACCTGGCCCAGGGGCCCGGCCCGGCACCACCACAGCAGCAGGACCGTCTGGGCCCGCGGCCCGTGCTGGCCTCCGAGCTGCTGCAGAGCAGCCTGGACCAGATCACACTGCAGCTGCAACGGCGCGACCACAACCTGGAGGCCGCGCGCGCCAAGGACCTGGTCATGAGCTGCCTGCTGAGGGTGGCCAGCAGCCAGCAGTCCAGCGAGATCAGCACCCCGCTGCTGCAGATGTCCAGTAACgccgtggagagagagagcagaaccccAATACTGCAGAACCCCACTAACATTGGAGAGAGCAGAACCCCACTAAcattagagagagagcagaaccccAATACTGCAGAACCCCACTAA